From one Anopheles bellator chromosome 1, idAnoBellAS_SP24_06.2, whole genome shotgun sequence genomic stretch:
- the LOC131206598 gene encoding uncharacterized protein LOC131206598: protein MAKSSGIRHILDLSKDEQKSFLNSFDTLLSDCDGVLWNFTGPIPGVDKALQLLRTDGKKLAFISNNGMRTMDEYRKKFNALGIDVKQDEIVHPALTTVHYLKSIDMCDAVYCIGTEVFKDYLRRAGFVVLDGPKERFSDHNRAANQVRVYSEYFEQNDEEPIVGAVVMDIDVNLSLQQLMKAKCYLERNPNCVFIAGATDYEIPLDASMDVIGPGYFIDILERSTGRKALVLGKPGTALAQVVQKQFQVTAPKRVLFVGDMLPQDMGFGTRCGFQKLLMLSGGTSKETLLKHKNADQMPNYYADSFADFLELYNKNIRYEE, encoded by the exons ATGGCAAAATCATCCGGAATCCGGCACATCCTCGATCTGTCGAAGGATGAACAGAAATCTTTCCTCAACTCGTTCGACACACTGCTGTCCGACTGTGACGGCGTGCTGTGGAATTTCACCGGCCCTATTCCGGGCGTCGATAAGGCACTCCAGTTGCTGCGTACCGATGGTAAAAAATTAGCATTCATTTCGAACAATGGAATGCGGACGATGGACGAGTATCGCAAGAAGTTCAATGCCCTCGGGATCGACGTGAAGCAGGACGAAATCGTTCATCCGGCACTCACGACAGTGCATTACCTGAAATCGATCGACATGTGCGATGCGGTGTACTGTATTGGCACCGAAGTGTTTAAGGACTATCTGCGACGGGCAGGCTTTGTGGTCCTTGATGGG CCCAAAGAACGGTTCTCTGATCACAACCGAGCGGCAAACCAGGTCCGCGTGTACTCTGAATACTTCGAGCAAAACGACGAAGAACCGATAGTCGGGGCCGTTGTAATGGATATCGACGTGAATCTGTCACTACAGCAACTGATGAAGGCCAAGTGCTACTTGGAGCGCAATCCGAACTGTGTTTTCATTGCCGGCGCGACCGATTACGAGATTCCTCTGGACGCGTCGATGGACGTCATTGGACCGGGTTACTTCATCGACATTCTCGAGCGATCCACGGGGCGCAAGGCGCTCGTGCTGGGTAAACCGGGCACAGCGCTGGCGCAAGTGGTGCAAAAGCAGTTCCAAGTGACCGCCCCAAAGCGTGTACTGTTCGTTGGCGACAT GTTACCTCAAGATATGGGCTTTGGCACGCGCTGTGGCTTCCAGAAGCTCCTCATGCTAAGTGGTGGCACTTCGAAGGAGACTTTGCTGAAGCACAAGAACGCCGATCAGATGCCGAACTATTATGCCGACAGTTTCGCTGATTTTCTGGAGCTctacaacaaaaacatacgCTATGAAGAGTGA
- the LOC131206596 gene encoding tRNA N(3)-methylcytidine methyltransferase Mettl2 isoform X1: MCSSTMLGRILFSLHARRSTLCSVAGRASHHDYEHTRHRKKPAGGGDRFLRDPTQVFHFNSWDNVEWDADQEQAAQEEVRQNCSLKLPADEVERLAAEADRNWDRFYSIHQNRFFKDRHWLFTEFPELAPTVSRGTTVPERVFPEGAAPSTPATVEPSQRRTIFEIGCGVGNTVFPILKYSDEKDLLVYASDFSQQAIEMVRQSPDYDTDRCRAFVLDATADEWDVPFAENSIDIVVVIFVLSAIDPERMQHVANQIARYLKPGGLLLLRDYGRYDLAQLRFKPGKCLKDNFYARGDGTLVYFFTQDDLRTLFETAGLVEEQNIVDRRLQVNRGKMIKMYRVWVQVKFRKPRV, translated from the exons CGACTATGAGCATACCCGGCACCGAAAGAAACCGGCCGGGGGAGGTGATCGGTTTTTGCGCGATCCCACGcaagttttccacttcaacTCATG GGATAACGTCGAATGGGACGCAGACCAGGAACAGGCAGCGCAAGAAGAGGTCAGGCAGAACTGCTCCCTTAAGCTGCCGGCCGATGAGGTTGAGCGGCTAGCGGCGGAGGCCGACCGTAATTGGGACCGATTTTACAGTATTCACCAGAATCGATTCTTCAAAGATCGCCACTGGCTTTTCACGGAGTTTCCCGAGCTGGCTCCCACCGTAAGCCGCGGGACAACTGTTCCCGAAAGAGTCTTTCCGGAAGGAGCAGCACCGTCGACACCAGCCACGGTGGAACCTAGCCAACGGAGGACCATATTTGAAATCGGCTGTGGCGTTGGGAATACCGTGTTTCCGATACTGAAATACAGCGACGAGAAAGATTTGCTAGTCTACGCGAGTGATTTTTCGCAACAAGCGATCGAAATGGTTCGTCAAAGCCCGGACTACGACACCGACCGCTGCCGGGCGTTCGTACTCGACGCTACCGCCGACGAATGGGATGTCCCGTTCGCCGAGAACAGCATCGATATCGTGGTGGTAATCTTTGTGCTTTCCGCTATCGATCCAGAACG CATGCAGCATGTGGCCAATCAAATTGCACGATATCTCAAACCGggtgggctgctgctgttgcgtgaCTACGGACGCTACGATTTGGCCCAACTGCGCTTCAAGCCGGGTAAGTGCTTGAAAGACAATTTTTACGCTCGTGGCGACGGAACCCTGGTGTACTTCTTTACCCAGGACGATCTGCGAACCCTGTTCGAGACAGCTGGCCTCGTCGAGGAGCAGAATATAGTGGACCGACGGTTACAGGTTAACCGCGGCAAGATGATTAAAATGTACCGTGTTTGGGTACAGGTGAAGTTTCGTAAGCCGCGTGTTTGA